From Polynucleobacter sp. AP-Sving-400A-A2:
ATCGCTGCAGAAGAGTTACCGTCAGCAGCAACTTGCCAACCTGATAAGTAAATTGCTTGCACACCAGCCTTAACCTGTTGCATTGCCTGACCACCAGTCAGAGCACCTAAACAGTTAACGTACGCTTCGTTATTCACCAGCTCCCAGAGACGCTCTGCGCCATGCTTAGCTAAAGTGTGCTCAATCTTTAATGAGCCACGAAGACGGACAACGTCTTCAGCCGTGTAACCACGAGTAATGCCTTGCCAGCGTGGATTGGTATCCCAGTCTTTTTGTAGAGCTGCGATTTCTGCTTTGCGATCTGCCATGTTTTTCTCCCTTAGTTAAACGAATACATCGAATATTGAGACACTCAGTACAGACAATGAAGTCTTATGTCTTATATAAGAGTTTAAGTACCTTGAGAAAGCATGCAAGCACTATTTCAGTAATGATTGAAAATAATTAGTTCAATAAATTCAATTACTTAAAACTAATTTTTTATATTATGAAATATAAATTCAGGCAACGAAATAATGCCCAACTTGAAATATTGCACTGCATTTTGCGTATGGGAATGACTTTTCACATTGTGAAAAGCAATGAGTCTATCAGCTAGCTTTGGGAGTGCTGATGCTCGCAACCTTAAACCCAGTCAAAATAATCATGAGTTGGAGAAGGGCCACGCCAATAAATAAGAGCTTTGGCAAGCCCACATCCAAGAAGATTCCAAAGATTAGAGGGCTTAGGGCGGCGCCCAAATCAATACCTGAATAAACAATACCGTACACCCTACCCGATGAGCTAGAGGGTGTTGCAGAGCGAATCATCAAGTCACGGGATGGTGCCGCTATTCCTAAGCCAAGCCCAATCACAATGAAAGCAATGATGATTAACTCTACAGGCACCAAACCCGTAGCCATTAGAAGGCCCATGACGATGTTCACAGTGAAGCAAATCGTAATGATGCGCTCAGGCACTTTTAATTTGGTGGCCAAATAGCCACCTAGTAACATTCCCCCAGCGCCACCCAAGGACATGAGTGTTAAATAATAATTACCAGAACTCACGGCAATGTCATAGATTTTAAAAAGCGCAGTTGGGGCAAATGATTGCAAGCCGGTAGTGGCAGCCATGCTAAAGAAAAAGAAAATCCAGCAAAGCCAAACAACAGGCAGCTTCAGGAAACCAAAAGTGCTCATGGGTGCGCCACCGGGATTGTTCGCAATATGACTAGCCTCTGATTCATCCCGCCTGGCCTGGACATCATCTACTAAACGAGCGCGACTGACCCAGAGAGTTAACAGAATAAGTACCTCTAGTACTGCGGCAGAAAAAAACGCAATACGCCAATCTGCAATAGTGGTTATAGCCACCATGAATGCTGGAGCAGCAGCCCAGCCGATATAGCCCGTTACCCCATGAATGGAATAAGCGTAAGGCAAATTTGGTGGTGAAATTTTGTGATTAATCAGCGTGTAATCCACTGGATGGAAAACGCCATTGCCACATCCCGCAATCACCGCACCTAGAACTAACATAGCGTAGCCATTACTTTGTGAGTAAGTGAGTGCAGCCAACGCAAGTAAAGCGACGCCAGCAAATAAGACAGGGCGAGACCCAATACGGTCTACTAAAAATCCAGATGCCGCCTGAACAATGCAAGAGACTACAAAGAAAATAGTCATGAGCAAGCCCAGTTCAGCATAGTTAAAGCCGAACTCCGCTTTCAACCATGGGAACATGGGTGGCAGAATTAAATGAAAGAAATGGGAGCTACCGTGAGCGAGGCTAATGAGACCAACAACCCGGACATCACTGGCGCGCCTATTTTTTAGAGCGTCAATCATGTACCGAGTTTACTGGTGCAAGCCTATTCCTGCAGATTTTTTGATGGGATTACTTGCTAAAGCTGAAATCGCCGTTCTTATCAACGCCCACTGGAACAGTGTCCTTAGGGCCAAA
This genomic window contains:
- a CDS encoding MFS transporter, whose protein sequence is MIDALKNRRASDVRVVGLISLAHGSSHFFHLILPPMFPWLKAEFGFNYAELGLLMTIFFVVSCIVQAASGFLVDRIGSRPVLFAGVALLALAALTYSQSNGYAMLVLGAVIAGCGNGVFHPVDYTLINHKISPPNLPYAYSIHGVTGYIGWAAAPAFMVAITTIADWRIAFFSAAVLEVLILLTLWVSRARLVDDVQARRDESEASHIANNPGGAPMSTFGFLKLPVVWLCWIFFFFSMAATTGLQSFAPTALFKIYDIAVSSGNYYLTLMSLGGAGGMLLGGYLATKLKVPERIITICFTVNIVMGLLMATGLVPVELIIIAFIVIGLGLGIAAPSRDLMIRSATPSSSSGRVYGIVYSGIDLGAALSPLIFGIFLDVGLPKLLFIGVALLQLMIILTGFKVASISTPKAS